Part of the Arachis hypogaea cultivar Tifrunner chromosome 6, arahy.Tifrunner.gnm2.J5K5, whole genome shotgun sequence genome, AGGGAGGCGGTGGTTGGCGGCGCTCCGGTGACGGTGTAAGTTCCAGACGCAAAGATAGCCAGAGAAGAGTGAGAGAATTTGGGGGGCGTGACTCCTTGATTCACGTTGCAAATATTCATTAGGTTACACTCCTAATATTCAAAATCCTAATTAATGGATATAaatacatttttaattttaattaaaaaataataattaatgattgttgtcaatagaaataaaaaaaaaataattttaatttttagtaacaattatctttaattattattttttaattaaaataaaaatgtattgATAATGATAAAGATAAATGATACTATTCAATTTTGAATTGACCTACGGTACCCTATCTTTTACCTTGGGCACAAAGCATATATTGATAGAGAAAGAAAGATAGAAAccgcgaaaaaaagaaaaattggaaaATTGGGTTTTCCCACTTTTTCGTTTAAACTCCTAACATTACTAGTAGtctagtaatattttttttattgaatttctttTTCTACAAAAGTCCTGTTTGCGGCGATAACAACTAAACCATTGAAACTGAAAAGCCAGTGTGTGATCATTCTCTCTCGTTCTCTTTCAATGGCATTGGAGAATCTTCCTTTGATCATAAAGCTTAAAATTTCTTCCAAACGAAAGCTTGATGTAAATGAAAGCGTCGAGGTGAACTCGGTTTCctaattctttctttctttttttttgttttgattaagaACGTGATCTTTCTTAAAGTTtctatttttattggttttttcaGCTACATTTGTcatattttgttgcttttatgaTTATATTCCCATTGAAGGTTTGATGCTGTGCATTGTTCTTATTTTGCTGTTCCATGCAAAGTAATTCTCATCATGATCACTtgcctatttttcttttttagttaCTTGTTGTGAAACATGACTATGACTCTGTCTTTGTTTGAAAATTTTCGATTTATAGAGAttgaaaaaattctaaattctttcCAGGTCAGGAGCATGGAGGAAGGCTTTCAGGGATCATGGCACCCGGGGAAAGTTGTCCATTCTGGGAGGCTGCAGCGCCATGTCAAATATGATAACATATTACTTGATGATGAGGTGAATTACCTTGTGGAAAAGGTGAGTGTTCCGAAGGTATTGGATGGCGATAGCGACTCTTCAAATTGCAACATTCGTGGTTGGATTAGGCCGGTGCCTCCTAAGAGGGAATTTGAAAGTAGGGAACTTAAATTTGGTCTGTGTGTTGATGTGTACCATGAAGAAGCTTGGTGGGAAGGGGTTATATTTGATCACTGTGATGAAAAGCCAGAGAGGAGTGTATATTTTCCGGATTTGGGTGATGAGATGAAGATTGGAGTTCATCAAATGCGGATAACTTATGATTGGAATGAGGTTACTGGGGAGTGGCAGTCGAGAGGGAACTGGGTTTTTCTTGAAGTTCTTGAGGAGTATGAGAGGAAGATGTTTATTTCAGTTTCAGTGAAGCAAGTTTGGTATGATGTAAGGACCAAAAAGGACTTCGCCAAGATTAGGGAATGGACTTTTAATGAGAAAGAGTTATGGAAAGAAATGGTAATGGAGGTAGTTGATGATTACTTAAGGCTTACACTAGGAGAAGTTTGCTCCTCCTTAGATCTTCCAAGGAGTTTATTGAGAGAAACACCGGAGATGGAGTCTGTTGAATCTACGGCTAATGTTGACTTCAATCAGGAAGTTGATATGGCCAACTCTTTGGATGTTGCGGATAATGCATTTGGTTCTGATGATGGGATTGCTGAACTCCCTATGGAAGAAGGTGAGTCATCAAATTTGTTGAACATGGATCAAAAGTGGCCTACCATTCAGGATCAAGGGGTCAAAACTGTCCCTCAGAAAGAACCAGTTATTCCTGTTCAAGAGGTCTCAACTCAGTTTCACAAAGAAATATCCTGCGATGTATTTAATGGAAGAAAACATAGAAAGCTTCGCAGCTCAACTCAACATTGGGTACCTCTCAGATTGTCTGACGTTGAGTTATGTCCTGATGCTATTGAAGAATATGCACAGGCACCTAAAAGAGCTTGCCCGGAAAAAGCACGAAAACATCTTGCGTATCTTGGATGGGAAATTGAATGGAGAAAGCATAAAGCAAGCGACACTTGCTATAGGTACAGATATAGGTCGCCTGATAAACAGGGTGTTTACTACTCTCTCAGTCGGGTTTGTAAGTATGTGGCACAGAACCCTTTGCCGTCCCAAAATGATCAGAGTATGATGCAACTTACAGCTGACAATCATCTTGAACCTATTCTTATTGATCAATCAGAAAAGAGTCAGGATCAGAGTGCGATGCAACTTAGAGATGACAATCATCTTGCACCTATTTGTATTGATCAATCAGAAAAGAGTCATGATCTAAATATTTTGCCACCAATTGTGTCGTCTCCTGTGGATGAAGTTGCAGATGAACCTGAGTTTTGTCCTCAAGCTGTTTTAGAATATAGCTTGAATAGATCTGCAATGCGAGGGCCTGACATGAAAGTGGGTAGGTCCAAAGCAAAGAGGCATCTATTGGCTGAAGGATGGAGCTATCACTATGCAAACCCAAGAAATAAAAGACAAGGGTTTGTGTATATCCCTCCAGACAAGGGAAGAAATCTCCCAACACTCCATGCAGCTTGCCATTATTGTATTGAACAAAATGTTGATAAATGGACCAAGCTCGGAATGCAACCTTTGAATGCACAGGATAATGTTGACCAGGTTTGGAGTGCCAATTTATTGCAGAAAGCGTCCCAATGGCTTCGAGAGGAACGCATGGTACCTCCCACAGAAGTCATAACTTCAAGTGGATCAAACCATAGTCGGAAGCGGAAACTCTTGAACAATACAAAGCCCAGCTTATCTAAGCACCAAAGAAATGGATTACCTCGACGCGTGCTGCGATCAA contains:
- the LOC112756153 gene encoding uncharacterized protein isoform X2; the protein is MALENLPLIIKLKISSKRKLDVNESVEVRSMEEGFQGSWHPGKVVHSGRLQRHVKYDNILLDDEVNYLVEKVSVPKVLDGDSDSSNCNIRGWIRPVPPKREFESRELKFGLCVDVYHEEAWWEGVIFDHCDEKPERSVYFPDLGDEMKIGVHQMRITYDWNEVTGEWQSRGNWVFLEVLEEYERKMFISVSVKQVWYDVRTKKDFAKIREWTFNEKELWKEMVMEVVDDYLRLTLGEVCSSLDLPRSLLRETPEMESVESTANVDFNQEVDMANSLDVADNAFGSDDGIAELPMEEGESSNLLNMDQKWPTIQDQGVKTVPQKEPVIPVQEVSTQFHKEISCDVFNGRKHRKLRSSTQHWVPLRLSDVELCPDAIEEYAQAPKRACPEKARKHLAYLGWEIEWRKHKASDTCYRYRYRSPDKQGVYYSLSRVCKYVAQNPLPSQNDQSMMQLTADNHLEPILIDQSEKSQDQSAMQLRDDNHLAPICIDQSEKSHDLNILPPIVSSPVDEVADEPEFCPQAVLEYSLNRSAMRGPDMKVGRSKAKRHLLAEGWSYHYANPRNKRQGFVYIPPDKGRNLPTLHAACHYCIEQNVDKWTKLGMQPLNAQDNVDQVWSANLLQKASQWLREERMVPPTEVITSSGSNHSRKRKLLNNTKPSLSKHQRNGLPRRVLRSNKRVQKVSTPSLSHQKPQNVLSWLIDNNILLPRSKVSYKPKGRLCSAEGRISRDGIKCNCCSKVYSLAGFESHASGCSTRRPAASIILEDGRSLLDCLIKMVEDHMTREAMAKPPKYFPKGENDNICSVCHYGGNLILCDQCPSSFHVTCLGVENIPEDDWFCPSCRCAVCGEIEEEEGDFLVCIQCEHKYHFKCLRTKYATNSKRYSKNWFCGRDCEKIYFGLHKLLGEPVSVGINNLTWTLVKYINSESSDPCTTKGYLLPESYSKLNVALSVMHECFEPLKDPSSTRDLMEDVLFSRWSTLNRLNFHGFYTVLLERNEELISAATVRVYGKKVAELPLIGTRLQYRRHGMCRILMNELEKTLMQLGVERLVLPAVPSVVDTWTGSFGFVKMTEFERSQFLDNTFLDFQDTIMCQKLLKIPSPESVLLIESQQRTQHVLPGNKLNFDTDLISEVLHQAEETDKGERKNSQIHNNDHYSNGAIDIEQVTPVNKPSPEDPPSSIVTQADSNNGSPYKCYYKRRKYTKF
- the LOC112756153 gene encoding uncharacterized protein isoform X1, whose product is MALENLPLIIKLKISSKRKLDVNESVEVRSMEEGFQGSWHPGKVVHSGRLQRHVKYDNILLDDEVNYLVEKVSVPKVLDGDSDSSNCNIRGWIRPVPPKREFESRELKFGLCVDVYHEEAWWEGVIFDHCDEKPERSVYFPDLGDEMKIGVHQMRITYDWNEVTGEWQSRGNWVFLEVLEEYERKMFISVSVKQVWYDVRTKKDFAKIREWTFNEKELWKEMVMEVVDDYLRLTLGEVCSSLDLPRSLLRETPEMESVESTANVDFNQEVDMANSLDVADNAFGSDDGIAELPMEEGESSNLLNMDQKWPTIQDQGVKTVPQKEPVIPVQEVSTQFHKEISCDVFNGRKHRKLRSSTQHWVPLRLSDVELCPDAIEEYAQAPKRACPEKARKHLAYLGWEIEWRKHKASDTCYRYRYRSPDKQGVYYSLSRVCKYVAQNPLPSQNDQSMMQLTADNHLEPILIDQSEKSQDQSAMQLRDDNHLAPICIDQSEKSHDLNILPPIVSSPVDEVADEPEFCPQAVLEYSLNRSAMRGPDMKVGRSKAKRHLLAEGWSYHYANPRNKRQGFVYIPPDKGRNLPTLHAACHYCIEQNVDKWTKLGMQPLNAQDNVDQVWSANLLQKASQWLREERMVPPTEVITSSGSNHSRKRKLLNNTKPSLSKHQRNGLPRRVLRSNKRVQKVSTPSLSHQKPQNVLSWLIDNNILLPRSKVSYKPKGRLCSAEGRISRDGIKCNCCSKVYSLAGFESHASGCSTRRPAASIILEDGRSLLDCLIKMVEDHMTREAMAKPPKYFPKGENDNICSVCHYGGNLILCDQCPSSFHVTCLGVENIPEDDWFCPSCRCAVCGEIEEEEGDFLVCIQCEHKYHFKCLRTKYATNSKRYSKNWFCGRDCEKIYFGLHKLLGEPVSVGINNLTWTLVKYINSESSDPCTTKGYLLPESYSKLNVALSVMHECFEPLKDPSSTRDLMEDVLFSRWSTLNRLNFHGFYTVLLERNEELISAATVRVYGKKVAELPLIGTRLQYRRHGMCRILMNELEKTLMQLGVERLVLPAVPSVVDTWTGSFGFVKMTEFERSQFLDNTFLDFQDTIMCQKLLKIPSPESVLLIESQQRTQHVLPGNKLNFDTDLISEVLHQAEETDKGERKNSQIHNNCAGSNDHYSNGAIDIEQVTPVNKPSPEDPPSSIVTQADSNNGSPYKCYYKRRKYTKF